DNA sequence from the Coffea eugenioides isolate CCC68of chromosome 9, Ceug_1.0, whole genome shotgun sequence genome:
CTACTTTAGCGAAAAGTTAAATGGAGCCTACTTGAACTACTCCACTTATGACAAGGAGCTAATGGCCTTAGTTCAAGCCCTCCAAACTTGGCAACACTACCTTTGACCTCGAGAGTTCGTCTTACATACTGATCATGAATCGCTCAAGCACGTCAAGTCACAAACCAAATTGAGCAAACGACATGTAAGATGGATAGCCTTCATCGACACTTTTGCATTCATGATCAAGTATAAAACAGGTAAGTCTAATGTAGTAGCTGATGCACTTTCTAGACGATACACACTTCTCACTACATTAGATGCTAAGTTGCTAGGCTTTGAATTTCTTAAAGATCTTTATGCAACTGACCCAGATTTTGGTGGGATTTTCACTTCCTTGCCACGAGACACTCGTGAGCATTACTTTATCGCACAAGGGTTCTTGTACTACAAAGATAAGTTGTGCATTCCATTGAGCTCGATGCAATCCCTGCTGATTCGTGAAGCACATGGAGGAGGGTTAATGGGTCACTTTGGGATCACTAAGACGTTATCTGTCCTCCAAGAGCACTTCTTTTGGCCACGAATAAAGAGGGATGTCGAAAGACAAATACAAAggttgtgaggacttgtaaaatcccttatatttttcttaaaattcccttttatttagaATTTATTATCttataatagccttactactcattcaccccacaataagtgccaaaaaacatagaattaagggtttttcctttcgttttctcgttagcgtaaattagggtttttacgtcttttggaAGTGTAATTGTTCGGTACGGggtgtgtattaaatttagtgattaagagtgagtttcggatgaaattaagagtgtgattagaagtgagaataataagttagtgaatcataagataaaaccctagtacacgcgatttaaggaaaatcggcttgaaccgacgggtaccgttcactactgattgaacacaccacttgaccaccacttcattaacttaatctcattgttattagagccaaaatatcagcccttaaTTAGATCTTGCTGGCTGAAAATTTTGAGTAATAAAaccaaggaaaaggaaaaaaaattgaggaaaGATCATGGAGTGACACTTGGAGAATATCTAACCACCTTTGACCAAATTCAAGACCTagcttcttatctttcttggacttcattttttcttcattttgcttTCATGGTGGCCGAACCTTGaaggaaaaaaacaagagaagagaACTTCATTTCATCTTGGGGGTTTAGcttatttgagtgaaaaatcaagaatctaaaccgattaaccctttctttgagcacttgggaAGCTTGGGGTGCTAAAAGTtttacaaggagaggtggtggatttctcttgcaagcatattagtgaggtattatggctgtccATCTTATTTCGTccccttaatcttgcttaagttgtgTAGCAACTTATATTCGTGGTTAATGATTGCTATTCaaatagttttgatgattaCGGTGGATTtgcgagttagggttttgaattgttcagctgtatttcttattgtttagatagaatatgatgtgaataagcttagatagGGCGTTGGAGTAGTGGTTCTACACATGAATAAGAGGTTATACCTTGAAGGCattaaatttcagctttaaatACTTGGgatgccctgttctgaccagtttcattcggccatgatggaggccgaattgggcttaggttaaaacatgaaagttgtaggaaataatgttttatagctgcctCTAAAAGTTCAGTTTAATCCTAGCATTGTAGCacatgaaatgacaaaaatacccttgactgccataagtagagttttgcggacagttttgacatttcatcattctggcttcgtttttttcaccttgatccgtattaaattagcatttggctaaaacatgaaagttgtagtcctatgtcttagctttccaacgcatctgaaaagcCTCAATCGGACTATTGTAGcatgagttattgtcatttgaacccagtgctgttaaccagcctgaCAGTGAAATTCTAGTTCTGTAATCTATAAATTTGACCTGGATAAACTGTGAATCGGGCTGAGTTAtattcatgaaagttgtatcccttcatcttagcttcgaaatagTATAAAGTgtacaccaatccgataagcatagcttcgattgtgaccgatacgctaagagacgtcaaacctgttaTTTTGTTCTATGCCTTAAACATTATTTCCGGTCTTTTGCTAGCATTGTTTTGTGAgtgaatgacattgagcctcttgaacggctattgtgatgagattatttgtgtgtgattttggggctgaattgaggaaaataatgaagccataaatggctagaaaataggtaaatacaaaggatgtgctgcccaaatttgcacccCAGGGCTAGGTAGATGTACTCGCGACTCGAGTAAGGGTTTGAGGATGAAACTAGCTTGAatcatctaaggtattcaagtcttctttaATAGAGGCTTATAAGTtggaattcggccgaaacttgtacccttggaaaaatgaaatttacgactaataaaaatacgttttctttgtttcttcgactcaaatggtatttcaaagtataattgctaCAAAGTTTCACAGTTTGAATAGCGAGCAAgagttttacgaatattctccaaatgaatttcaattacttgattcttgttaaacgaaacgtttaagtttcgaaccttagtcgattttcaaagttcttaaacaatgttttatcgcagatttggactccaaaccaggAGTACTACCTGGATGTGATCACTAAAAGCACTATATTTTttgtgagtgcttccaaatacctgattgaacttgacacttatgtgtaatacttgaccaatgtgattacatgatatatgagtggattgatagggcaagagtgtactttatcgcacttgccctaatgtgaatTATCCTTATTCATCGATTTCAATTGAATGgatatacatgcatatgaattatgtcttgcctggaattccagaaaccctgtggctagttagtcgagtcgagccggcaagggcctggtcgattagataacgaaccctgggcggttagtgatgtcgagtcgagtgttatctcctcgactaatcggtatactcgagtattaccactagtgtttattgtggagttcgggcccggtaaggcgTTTGGTcagtggacggagattggagttaagtggtgttctactggactagttaccttacttgaaagttgacggagtgtcaactaccattcaatcaagctatggtggagccAATATATAggagcaactgtatccttttatgtgaaatattgaatatttattgtttggccttatgaagtgttattgctcactttcttgacttgttatgctcgctattttacTATTATGATACATTCACTgttcaatttgctatttggaacatcactgagctttagctcactccgttagttttgttttcctcacaaggggtacgagcgaggcgtgagacgtgtacagactagcgtagtctagttgttttgaattttgaactgtactcgcgctagcactcgactagggttggttgtacttgaattgtaaccACTTtaaagtattttggtgtgtagaagctttgtatctgggTTTGTACATAAGAAGTTTGAATTGTCATAgcatttatttttctataaatgTAAGTTAATTTCTCGAGATACGAGTgagcgagtcctggcgagagttgggcatgCGACTCGCTAAACTCTAggatacgccctagggggaggtggggtcgtcacaggtggtatcaaagtctaggtttgaattgatctGGGTAGATTGAGTGATTTATACCTGCTATTCCTTGGTTATAGCTTGGTTATGATTGGCTAGGGTTTCACACTTGAGAATAGGCCTTTAGCTTAATTTATATGTCTAACTTGCTTCTTCTTGCAATGTTACTTGTAATGTAGGTGATGGAGGGTAAAGATGCTGCTGGGGGTGCCGAGCCATCTCAGCCCGTACCTACCGACGAGGTACACCTTGAGGGGCCTGTATGTCGTGTACTTACCTACCAGGAGAGTTCCGGTGGGCCCGTGTGTCGGTGGTCTCCGGCGTGCAAGATTCGGCGCTGCGAttgctggaagacctactcctacccTGATAGGGTAGTACTTGCCGTGGACGATGAGCGGAGACGATTGCATAGCGCCAATCGTAGGTGCCAGATGGAGATAGAGCATCTCCAGACAGTTCTCCGAGTTCAGGGTGCTAGGATCCGGGAGCTTTAGGCTTCGGTTCTTGAGGAGCAGGAGCGGACTAACGCCCACAGGGAGCAGGCTCAGGCGGCCAATGGTCGCCTTGTCCAGGTGGTCAGGGATGTGAGGGACCGGACTGACCGTATTCTGACCGAATGTGGGGAGTTAGTGGGAGATGTGGCTCAGGACTTGGCCGAGGAGGGTCAAGGGCCTGCGGCCCCTAATGAGCCTGAGGAGGACACCGAGAAGGATCCTGAagaggatccagaggaggagCCGGCTTCACCTGCAGAGTCGGTTGGGTCGGCATCTAGCTAGACCTCTAGTTAGGGTTTGAGGGATTTTTGTGAGGTAGTTAGGGACATTGTGGGATGACACGCCGCTTTTGTTTTTGGAATTTGACGTGTTAAGGTTGATGTATATAGTGCTTATTTTGTTCTATGTCCCTTGACTAGTATGAGCCTTTAACTTGACTAGGTTGGCATGTATAGTACTTTCTAACTTGTTATGTGACTTATTTTACTGTGTATATAAAGGCAATTTTATTTTGAATGTGTTTTACTGCCTctgttttatgatttgaaaatgttttATTTGAGCCATACCTTATTTTGTTTATACTTATATAGTTGGTTAGTTAAGAATCATGGAAGGTAAAAGAAGTCAGGATCAGGGAGCTACTCGAGGGCGTGGCTCTAATCGTGGGCGTGGGGGTAGATAGGCACAGGAACCAGTGCAAGAGCCAAGAAGGGAAAGAGGTGAAACAGCCGAGCCGCAACCTGGACCCCGAGCAGAAGGGGGGATCAGGTagcgacggcaattcaacaaatgactaatatcTTTGCCCGTTTGGTagagcaacagggtcaagctCCTGTGAACCAGCCTAGGGATCCtgatatggggcaagatagggccctagagagatttcaaaaattctctcCTCCTAAATTTCTGGGAGGACCGGACCCTGAGACAGTGGAGAGATGATTAGAAACCATGATTAATATATTCGTCGCTTTAAACTATGAAGAGGATAGGCAAGTGTAATTTGCTATTTTCCAGTTTGAGGGTCCagccagggcttggtggaatgtagttagagttaagtgggagagagagggaaccgCATGGACTTGGTTGAACTTCGGTCGGGAGTTTAACAAAAAATACCTTCCACCTATCGTctaggagaagagagaggacgattttattaagctccgTCAGGGAACTTTAAGTGTATCTGAGTACGAGACGCAGTTTACTaagttgtccaaatttgcccctgaattgatagctacggagcaaatgAAGGTAAGGAGGTTTGTACAGGGGCTCAATGTAGAGATACAGGAGGCCTTAGCGGCGGCCCAGATTAACACTTTTACTGAGGTTTTGGAAAAGGCCCAGAGAATAGAGATTGTCAGGGCACTAGTGagaaattttcatgcaaaacggaaaggggCGCCTGGTGGAAATCAAAGGCCGGCACATAGTGATCGAAACATGCCACCCTCTAAAGTCGGTCGTGGAGCTGGAGGTGGAAGGTTTACGGGTACTTCGAGGGGAGGTACGCCGATGGGAGCCCAAAGTGGAAGAGGACAGGGGAGAGGTGGTCCACAGGGAGGCCAGACCTCCGCTTCCCGAGTATCGTGTGGATATTGTGGGAAATCAAATCATATCGAGGATAACTGTTGGAGAAAAGCTCGAAAGTGTTTAAGGTGTGGGAGTACAGAGCACCAGATTGCAAATTGCCCACTAATCAGCGATACTCAGTTGGCTGGCAAATCAAACCCGAAACCGACCAATGTAGGAGGGACCAGGTCGAGGGTGCCAGCCAGAGTGTACTCATTGGACCAGCAATCGATACCTGAGCTGACGGAGGTAGTGGAATGTACGATTCCTGTTTTCCATtgtttagccaaaattttgatagatccTAGTGCCACCCATTCTTTTGTTAGCCCCACctttatgcttggaattgacgTGAAAGTTGAAAGgctaccttatgacttagaagtaagaacacctacgggtaatcaaaCTTTGCTTGCGAATGAGGTGTATAGAAACTGCGATATTTGGGTTGGTGAGCGGAAATTAGTGGTTGACCTCATaagtctagccattaaggggtacgaggTTATTTTAGGCATGGATTGGCTAGTTCATTAtcatgctcgggtagattgtaggatgaagGTGGTCGAGTTTTACATACCGGGTGAGGCAATTCTAAAGCTAGATGTGAGGGGTATGTTAGTCTCGTCTGTGCTcatttcgggaataagggctagAAAATTGCTTAGTCATGGGGCACGGGGGTACCTAGCTTTTCTGGTTAACGCCCTAGGAGAAAAGATTAAGCTAGAAGATATGTCGGTGATCAATGAGTATCTAGACGTGTTCCCAGAAGAGTTGGCGTCATTGCCACCCGAAAgagagattgaatttaaagttGACTTAGCACCTGGGACTACACCCATTTCGAAAACCCCTTATCCGATGGTACCCGCTAAACTTAAGGAGTTAAAATTTCAGTTGCAAGACTTGCTAGAACGGGGATTCATACACGAGAGCGAGTCACCATAGGGTgctccagtgctatttgttaaaaagaaggacggaagtttaaggttatgcattgattatcgaggaTTGAATGTAgtaaccattaagaataaatatcctttgtcCCAtatcgatgagttgtttgatcaattacaaGGAGCTGTGGTGTTCTCTAAGTTGGATCTTCGACAAGGGTATTAcaattgagaattagaaaggaggatgtgccaaaaacggcgtttaacactcgatatgggcatttcgagtttgcggtaatgccttttggcttaaccaatgccccagcggcattcatggatctaatgcatcgagtgtttaaaCCCTATTTGAATAAGTTTGTGGTGGTATTTATTGATAATATCCTAGTGTATTCGAAAAcaagggaggagcatgaacaacactTGAGAGTAGTattgcaaaccctaagagagcaccagttgttcgccaagttcagcaagtgtgaattttggttagaGAAAGTGGCGTTCCTAGGCCATATAATTTCAAAGGATGGATTTACTGTGGACCCGGCCAAAGTGGAAGCTGTAGCCAAATGGAAACGGCCGGAGAATCCTACTAAAGTTCGAAACTTTTTGGGTCTAGCGGGGTACTAACGCCGGTTTATAAAGAATTTCTCAAGAATTGCGGGACCCCTAACgaacttgacaaagaaacaaggaaagtacattTGGGATGCAAAGTGTGAGAATAGtttccaagagcttaagaagcaattgaccatggctccagtgttAGCTTTGCCCAATGGGAAGgtgatacgaaccaagagacaccattgcgaactattcgagttcccctaggacccgTAACTCGAGCACGACCTAACaagatgagggaggaactccaaggacttgttcatgagatacaaggccaagaaattgtccccaaggtcattgagagtcttgagcatgaaggaatgaaagtcatccatgtagtgcacgtcaaagagaaccatgtgtgacccttctctagtcacatttgctgttttagttaagtcattgtaataagggcttaatggtccatagtcttgctttaattacctaagcgatgacctcataaggttgtttacctaagggatgacctcataaggtttggtcaagcccacaattcttagtcttatggaaatagtcaagcctacaattgttagtcttagtcaagaccacaactctagactagttccacatttagttgttcatctctatgtaaggctataaatagcccacacttccaatggttttagggattcaatcaataaatcagattttgagaattttcttggtttctccaaggcttcttgaataccttagaatttctctaggtgttcgtgacttatcaatttAGAATCGtactaggttgtggcgtcttctaccattataccaaggttcgttaaccacgtgattaacgggttgaggtcatccgctccaaacttggtgtcctcttgtcgatcctgaaactaatcttttacgggtttcgtcacaaggttggcgacgttcgtatcagttggtaacagagctagttaagaggtatcacgttatatccctttatttatttcctttcgagtcaagttgtccaaaattctgttttcgtgttctaagtttgctatccgcaatttccagatttgttgcatcgtgttcttgcgttatttttccagatttgttgcatcataaacttgcgtctagttgttgttaattgcTGTGGTTAGCCTTGTTTAGtccagcctttttttttgtgtcttattcttgattctttgtttgtgtttgtgtcttgtttctatcctgttatatccattcaattccagtcttttgttctatttgatcattcgaggttactgttcatccgaaaaaaatCAGTTTGTAGCAAGGGTTTTAGAAGTCCTATCTAGTTATtaccttgtgttcttgtttacatacaaaaaaaaaatagctggctaaccttacaaaaattcctggaaatctgtcttgatcaaaacttgggtttcttgaagttcctaattgtttaaaaccacaatcttgaagttcttggaactttagttgggattcttgaagacaaccaaaatctgtcttgatcaaatcgtgaaatcttggattgtttggggaggaaatcatcttcaatttcgtgtttcttgaattctggaaattaacatcttgaattcttgaaagaatcttgaagtttctgggttttgggaaccaaatcttggtaaacaacaaggctgcaaaattccagctgccaaaatccttgtcttcaccacaacaatcttctttcttgactaagaacattttagccacgaaatttgactcttcttggctgattataaaacaaaaacaaaggaagaagaagaacattcagcctattcaagtcaaatttcccaatctattcaagtcaaattttccaacctGTTCAAGTTAAATTTTCCACCCTTGTTCccaaaaacaaccaaatcagttccAATCTTGAACTTGACCTTAGAATTTGTGGGAACCAGCAAATAGGAAGACTAATCCTTGTTTCCAAAGGattaaggaagaaaagtcaGCCTTGGGTTTCCAAAACAGTCCTACCGCAACACAAATTCATCTTCCATTCGGATTCCATCTTTGCAACCATTGGGGAATTTCTGTCCAATCattaattctggaaatttttatgCATCATTAGGTCAGTTTTAAGTGTCATTCTGAATCCTCTAAGTGTCCATTTATCTACCAAAACACTGCCCAGAAATGCAGCAACcagcagctcaaaattccagttttgggtAGAGTTTTGTCTAGGAtccttaaaattcaactttgagTCATTCATTGAGTCGTGGTCAGTCCcttcatcttttgttcttttttcgtTCAAAGTGCTACAATCTTGTGACCCTGGTTGGTAAGTCGATCCACACTAGAATGAGTTCTAACTTCTTCGAGGAGTTGACCGAGGAGCCTTGAAAATACCTTGGTGAGTTCATTAGAGTGTTCAAACACGAGAGCGAGAGTAAACACGTGAGGAAGTGTGCGAGATAAACTTTACTTCTTTCCATTGTTATTTTTTACCCTATACTTCACCATGGCTAACGAGGGGGGAGCAAGCTCCCAAGCTTTTGATCTTAAACTTTTCACAGAAGCAATCAAAGGCGAATTGGGACGCATGATGGACCAAAAACTTGAACTGATGCACCAACGCATTGACAGCTTAGAGTTGTCTCATGGAAGCTCCAAAGGCAACCGTGGAAAGGCTTATGCACATGAGTCTAGCGACTCTAACTCAGACAACAACTATGAGCATAAGCAAAGTAGGTCTAAGCGTGACGCTAGGCCTTCAAATGACCACATTCCGGGCATAAAGATGAAAATTCCACCCTTCCAAGGACGATCAGACCCCGATGCCTACTTAGAGTGGGAGAAGCGGATTGAACTTGTCTTCGATTGCACTACTTACTCGGAGGAGCAAAAGGTCAAGTTGGCCGTGGTcgaattcaccgactacgccgTTGTGTGGTGGGATCAACTCTCCACTAGTCGAAGGAGGAGTCGTGAACCTACCATACAAACTTGGACGGAGCTAAGACGACTAATGAGGAAGCGTTTCGTGCCAAGTCACTACTACCGTGACTTGTATCAaaagcttcaaaccctcaaCCAAGGAGCACGAAGTGTCGAGGACTAtcacaaggaaatggaaatactcATGCTACGGGCAGACATCATGGAGGATCGAGAAGCAACAATGGCACGCTTCTTGAACGGATTAAGGCCCAAAATCGCTGATCAAGTGGAGTTACACCACTATGTGGAACTTGGGGATCTGGTGGAAAAGGCCATCAAGATTGAAAGGAGGATTAAGAGGAGGGGTTCGACTCGGAGTTACTCCAACTTTTCACCCTCTTATCTCCGAACTACACCACCAAAGAAAGAGGATAAAGGGCCGAGTAATTCCATCCCTTCAAGACCGAGGCCGGATATGACTAAGTGGGAGTCTAAGGCAACACCAAAGACTGCCATTGAGTCGAGCATGGGGCGAAATCGAGATACtagatgcttcaaatgccaaggccgAGGGCATATTGCTAGCCAATGCCCGAACCAACGCGCTATGATCATCTTACCCAATGGTGAGTTTCTCAccgatgatgaagatgagaaggaggagttgccatcccttgaggaagaagaggaagcatTGCCCGTCAATGAACGAGTTGGACTCGTTGTCAGACGAGCCTTAGCAACCCAAGTGAAAGCCGCCGACCATGAACAAAGAGAGAACATTTTCTACACCCGTTGCTATATCAAAGGCAAGGTATGTAGTTTGATCATAGATGGAGGTAGTTGTGCTAACGTCGCTAGTGccttgatggtggagaaactaaCACTACCCACTCTACGACATCCAACACCTTATCGTTTGCAATGGTTGAACGATAGTGGGGATGTTCGTGTGACCAAGCAAGTCCAAGTACCTTTCCGAATTGGAAAGTATGAGGACGTGGTGTTATGCGACGTGGTCCCTATGCAAGCATGTCACATACTATTGGGGAGGCCATGGCAATTCGACAAGGGAGTTACATTCGATGGCATTACCAATAAATACTCCTTCAAGCAAGGCGAGAAGAGGATTGTGCTTGTGCCACTCACTCCTATCCAAGTTCATGAAGATCAAAAAAGCCTGATCAAGGAGAATGAGCTtgagaatgagaagaaaaaaatagaaaaagccgAGAGCTCAACAGAAAATGATAAGGCCGagaaaattgagaggaaaaagacatATGGTGAGCCggccaaaattgaaaagagagaaaaaaggcaaAATCTATTGATAAAAGCCAATATAGTAAGAAAAGCTTTGAGTGTTAATACACCCATCTTTGTACTTTTGTGCAAAGAGGTGTTGGTTGTCACAAGTGATCTTACTAACACTCTACCATCTAGTATTgtctctcttttgcaggaatatgAGGATGTCTTCCCCGATGAGATTCCAAATGGACTACCACCAATAAGGggaattgagcatcaaattgacTTGGTTCCAGGTGCCCCACTTCCTAACAGACCAGCCTACAAAATGGGTCCAGATGAGACAAAGGAGCTCCAACGCCAAATCGAAGAGCTTCTAACAAAGGGATGGGCACGAGAAAGCTTGAGCCCATGTGCGGTTCCCGTCATCTTGGTGCctaaaaaggatggaagttggcgaatgtgcactgactgtagggccgttaatgcaataacggtaaaatatcgtcaccctattcctagacttgatgatatgttagatgagctatatggtgctgtgattttcactaaaattgatctaaaaagcggttatcatcaaattaggatgaaagagggggatgaatggaaaacggcctttaaaaccaaacatggcttgtacgagtggttagttatgccatttggactaactaatgcacctagtacgtTCATGAGGTTGATGAACCACGTACTTCGTCCATTCCTTGGAAAATTtgtagttgtatattttgacgaTATCCTGATTTATAGTAGGAGCTTAGATGAGCATGTTGAACATGTGAAGCTTGTTCTTGATGCACTTCGAAGGGAAAAGCTctatgctaaccttaagaagtgctccTTTTGTACTGATCAACTTGTCTTCCTAGGCTTTGTTGTGAGTAAACAGGGAATCAAAGTGGACGAGGAGAAGGttaaagcaattcgagaatggCCTACTCCAAGCACGGTGGGTGAGGTACGTAGCTTCCATGGTCTTGCTAGTTTTTATAGACGATTTGTTAAAGATTTTAGTACCATTGCTGCACCTCTAACTGctgtaattaagaaaaatgagccatttGTGTGGAGAGATGCTCAAGTACGTGCTTTCCAAATGCTTAAACAtcaactcacacatgcaccactACTTGCATTACCATGCTTTGACAAGATGTTTGAAATAGAGTGTGATGCATCTGGGGTGGGTATTGGAGCTGTCCTAATGCAAGAGGGCAAACCAATTGCATACTTTAGTGAAAAACTCAATGGGGCAGCTTTGAACTATTCCACTTATGATAAGGAGTTGTACTCCTTAATCCGTGC
Encoded proteins:
- the LOC113782336 gene encoding uncharacterized protein LOC113782336 — its product is MANEGGASSQAFDLKLFTEAIKGELGRMMDQKLELMHQRIDSLELSHGSSKGNRGKAYAHESSDSNSDNNYEHKQSRSKRDARPSNDHIPGIKMKIPPFQGRSDPDAYLEWEKRIELVFDCTTYSEEQKVKLAVVEFTDYAVVWWDQLSTSRRRSREPTIQTWTELRRLMRKRFVPSHYYRDLYQKLQTLNQGARSVEDYHKEMEILMLRADIMEDREATMARFLNGLRPKIADQVELHHYVELGDLVEKAIKIERRIKRRGSTRSYSNFSPSYLRTTPPKKEDKGPSNSIPSRPRPDMTKWESKATPKTAIESSMGRNRDTRCFKCQGRGHIASQCPNQRAMIILPNGEFLTDDEDEKEELPSLEEEEEALPVNERVGLVVRRALATQVKAADRALMVEKLTLPTLRHPTPYRLQWLNDSGDVRVTKQVQVPFRIGKYEDVVLCDVVPMQACHILLGRPWQFDKGVTFDGITNKYSFKQGEKRIVLVPLTPIQVHEDQKSLIKENELENEKKKIEKAESSTENDKAEKIERTDCRAVNAITVKYRHPIPRLDDMLDELYGAVIFTKIDLKSGYHQIRMKEGDEWKTAFKTKHGLYEWLVMPFGLTNAPSTFMRLMNHVLRPFLGKFVVVYFDDILIYSRSLDEHVEHVKLVLDALRREKLYANLKKCSFCTDQLVFLGFVVSKQGIKVDEEKVKAIREWPTPSTVGEKNEPFVWRDAQVRAFQMLKHQLTHAPLLALPCFDKMFEIECDASGVGIGAVLMQEGKPIAYFSEKLNGAALNYSTYDKELYSLIRALETWQHYLRPREFVIHTDHESLKHIKSQHKLNKRHVKWIAFIETFPYVIKYKVGKTNVVADALSRREAHRGGLMGHSSTHFSPFEICYGFNPLTPLDLSPLPSSEHINMDGAKRADFVKKLHEQVRLNIERRMDQVAQRVNKGRQRVVFEPGDWVWLHLRKERFPVQRRNKLLPRGDGPFQVIKRINDNAYKLDLPDDEADLRTNP
- the LOC113782335 gene encoding uncharacterized protein LOC113782335, producing MKVRRFVQGLNVEIQEALAAAQINTFTEVLEKAQRIEIVRALVRNFHAKRKGAPGGNQRPAHSDRNMPPSKVGRGAGGGRFTGTSRGGTPMGAQSGRGQGRGGPQGGQTSASRVSCGYCGKSNHIEDNCWRKARKCLRCGSTEHQIANCPLISDTQLAGKSNPKPTNVGGTRSRVPARVYSLDQQSIPELTEVVECTIPVFHCLAKILIDPSATHSFVSPTFMLGIDVKVERLPYDLEVRTPTGNQTLLANEVYRNCDIWVGERKLVVDLISLAIKGYEVILGMDWLVHYHARVDCRMKVVEFYIPGEAILKLDVRGMLVSSVLISGIRARKLLSHGARGYLAFLVNALGEKIKLEDMSVINEYLDVFPEELASLPPEREIEFKVDLAPGTTPISKTPYPMVPAKLKELKFQLQDLLERGFIHESESP